One genomic window of Solea solea chromosome 12, fSolSol10.1, whole genome shotgun sequence includes the following:
- the lmod2a gene encoding leiomodin-2a: MSTFGYCRELKKYEEVDEDELLATLSSQELQELERELADLDPDDNVPIGLRQKDQTTKTPTGTFDRDALLKYCEDENEKLPEDETEESKERQEGRPDTSGAERVSATSSNTGKTLDNDRKKASNKDKKTQRVSGKNETTLKELEKKDGHKKEAPSNRSKCSQKNGPSKGLKGELRTETTDQNPDTTSERPSGNPIVIDTVLEQILGDDATANDVNLNNIEDVSQETLLRFAEALSTNTHVHVFSLANTRADDRVAFAISKMLCENCSIRNLNIESNFVSGRGILALLAALKHNKTLVELRFHNQRHICGGKVEMEMVQLLRENTTLLKLGYQFDLPGPRMTATSILTRNQDQQRQRRLQEKKQQSPPEVSGQVSSPSAEKRTSKKLSQSSKTAEKKKNINSPPAPLEPPTRTIAEMVKQREASNTTKGQWNQKKPKTKKLKNGANEKESADILKDLRNALKPSVHKRQAEPSHLPPPQRSSRDDLMAAIRGSSIQALKRVDLPQTEGTH, from the exons ATGAGTACGTTTGGGTACTGCAGGGAGTTGAAGAAGTATGAGGAGGTTGATGAAGACGAGCTGCTGGCCACACTGTCCTCCCAGGAGCTCCAGGAGCTGGAGAGGGAACTGGCCGACCTTGACCCCGACGACAACGTGCCCATTGGCCTGAGGCAGAAGGATCAGACCACCAAAACCCCAACGGGGACATTTGACAGGGACGCTCTGCTGAAATACTGCGAGGATGAGAATGAGAAGCTGCCGGAGGACGAGACTGAGGAGTCCAAGGAAAGACAG GAGGGAAGGCCAGATACAAGCGGCGCGGAAAGAGTGTCAGCAACCAGCAGCAACACCGGAAAGACTCTGGACAACGACAGAAAGAAGGCCTCAAACAaggacaagaaaacacaaagagtttCCGGCAAAAATGAGACAACGTTAAAAGAGCTGGAGAAGAAAGATGGGCACAAAAAGGAGGCTCCTTCAAATAGGAGTAAATGCTCTCAAAAGAACGGTCCGTCAAAAGGTTTGAAAGGTGAACTGAGGACTGAAACCACAGACCAAAACCCAGACACGACCTCAGAGAGACCGAGTGGGAACCCTATCGTTATCGACACAGTTCTGGAGCAGATCCTGGGAGACGACGCCACCGCGAACGACGTCAACCTCAACAACATCGAAGACGTCTCCCAGGAGACCTTGCTCCGTTTCGCTGAGGCCTTGAGCACAAACACTCACGTGCATGTCTTCAGTCTTGCTAATACCCGTGCTGACGACCGGGTTGCCTTTGCCATCTCCAAGATGCTCTGCGAGAACTGCTCCATCAGGAACCTGAACATTGAGTCCAACTTCGTGTCGGGTCGAGGCATCCTAGCTCTGCTGGCAGCGCTGAAGCACAACAAGACACTGGTGGAGCTTCGTTTCCACAACCAGAGGCACATCTGTGGGGGTAAGGTGGAGATGGAGATGGTCCAGCTGCTGCGGGAAAACACCACTCTACTCAAGCTCGGCTACCAGTTTGACCTCCCAGGCCCGAGGATGACAGCGACCAGCATCCTGACGCGCAACCAGGACCAGCAGAGGCAGCGGAggctgcaagaaaaaaaacaacagagtccTCCAGAGGTGTCGGGACAAGTTTCTAGTCCATCTGCAGAAAAGAGAACATCAAAAAAGCTGTCACAATCGTCCAAGACtgctgaaaagaagaaaaacataaactCCCCACCTGCACCTCTGGAGCCGCCGACACGGACGATCGCTGAGATGGTCAAACAACGCGAAGCCTCAAACACCACAAAGGGTCAGTGGAACCAGAAGAAACCCAAGACAAAGAAGCTCAAGAACGGTGCCAATGAAAAGGAGAGCGCCGACATCCTGAAAGACCTGAGGAATGCGCTGAAACCGTCGGTGCACAAAAGACAAGCGGAGCCATCTCACCTGCCGCCGCCACAGAGGTCGAGCCGGGATGACTTGATGGCTGCAATACGTGGAAGCAGCATCCAGGCCTTGAAACGG GTGGATCTTCCTCAGACTGAAGGAACTCACTGA